From the Candidatus Atribacteria bacterium genome, the window CACCGTCTGCAAATATGCCTGATTTGTTAACAATATCTATAGGAATATCAAAATAATCCCATGTCCCTCCTGTGGAACAAATAAATTCTCCAGCACAAATAATACGTGGCCCTTTGATATATCCTACATCTATCAACTTTCTTAATACAGGAGAAATTGAAGAACCTTGACAACATGCTGAAGTAATACCTGCTTTTAACATTTTCCCTGCCTCACATAAGGCTCTTAAAATTCTTGACTCCTTTGTTTCAGTAAATTTTTCCTTCACATCCAAACTTGGTACTCCAAAGAAATGCATATGTGCATCAATCAAACCAGGCATAACTGTTTTATCGCTTAAATCTGATACCTCTATATTTTTAGGTATAACAGTCTTTTTTGCTTTAGAAATTCTTTGGATTTTGTCATTTTGGATTAATATATGTATATTTTCTTTTGGCTCAAAACTTTTTCCATCGATGAATATTCCGGCTTTTATTAATTTAGCTTGTTTTTGATGATTCAAAATTTTTCTCTCCCCATGAACTGATAACATAATAAACACACATTAATTTTGTAATATAATTTATATTTATTTCTTTTTCTTTATTTATAATTAGCTTACCAGATGCCCATTCTAAATATTGTATTTAGGAGGAAGGGCATCTGGTTATTTAATATTTTTTTATCTTAATAGGAATTTATCTTTCCAACAATCTCTTTTGTTTTATTAAAAATTAATTTTCTTCAACCACTTTATCTACAGCTTCTAATGCCTCATTAATTAGATCAATATTGATTTTGGTCTTTAACCACTCAATGACAGGCCCCTGTGTGGCTTTTTTAAATAAATCTTTTTCATCAGGGCTAAGAGCATAGACTTCCATTCCCGCTTCCTTTAAAGTATTAATCCCCATAGCTGCGTTTAGTTGTGAAACTCCACGCCCAACCAAGTTGGCAATTAAAGCTGCATCTTGTACTATCTTTTGTAAATCAGAAGGTAATCTTTCAAAAAAATCATTATTTATAAGGAACCAATTAACTCCATAAACATGTCCGTCTAAAGTCAAATAATCCTGTACCTCTGCAAAATTAGCAAAAATTATTGTTCCCACTGGATTTTCCTGGCCATCAACGATACCACTTTGTAAAGCAGTATAAGTTTCAGTCCAGGCAATTGGAGTAGGATTCGCACCTAACGCTTCTACCATTGTAAGAAATAAAGGACTTTCTTGTACTCTAATTTTTAATCCTTTCATATCTTCAGGAGTATGTATAGGCCTTACACTATTAGTAAAATTCCTATACCCTATCTCAGAGAATCCCATATTTTTCAAACCCGTCTGTTCTAATAGTAGTTGTGATAACTTGTCTCCAAAAGGACCATCTAAAACTCTATATGCTACTTGCACATCAGGAAAAAGATATGGGATATCTGTAATCATTGCAGAAGGAAAGAAACTTCCTACTACACCTGATGCTAAACCGGCTTCCATCGTCCCTGTCATAATTGCTTCAACATATTCGCGTTCACCACCAACAGCACCAGCACCAAATACTCTAACCTCTATTCTATCTCCACTTCTACTTTCTACGAGTTGTTTAAAAGTCATTGCAATAGCATGTTGATGAGCTTTATACACATCTATTGCACTTGAATGGGCAATCTTTAACACATACTCACTTTCAGCGTTTACTGCACTTGCTCCAAGTTGTAGCAATAAAAAAATGATAAAAAGAAGAGCAAAATATCTAATTAAAGAATTTATTTTTTTCATAACAACAAGCCCCCTTATTTCTATTTTCTTTTTATACCTATTTCTTAACTGTATAACTATCTAATTACATCCCTTTCTTTTATTTCCAAGATTAATAGCAATAATTAATATTTTGTCATTAATATTGAAAAGTACATACACCCCCCTTCTTAAAATTAGAAGTTTAGCGCAAAGAGAATAATTACTTATAGCATTGTTTATTACAAAATAACAAATCAATTTTCAAATATGATTGCCCCCTCATTTCCTTCTTTAAAGACTCTAATAGCTTCCTCTGCTTGTTCTAAGGAAAAACTCCTGGTAATAACTGGTTCAGCTAGAACCTTATTGATTTCCACCCAACGTATTGCTCTCAAAAAATGTTTCGTTAAAAGCGCCACATCGCCACAAATGGTTAATCCTTTTCTTATGACGCTTAAGGGGGCTATTGTAGCTTCAGGATAAAGACCAAAGGTAGAAACCCGTGCTTTTGGAGCAGCTAAATCAATGGCCATGGAAAAACATTTTGGCGAATTAGCAGTTTCAATGACAATATCTACGCCTCTTCCCTTGGTCAATTCCATGACTTTCTTAATAGGATCTTCTTTACTTCCATTGACAATAATACTGGCTCCTAATTTTTTTGCAATTTCAAATCTTGTTTTATCTTTATCAAGACCGATAACAAATATTTCTGAAATTCCTGAAGCTTTTAAAGCTTGCAAATGGAAAAGTCCGATTTTTCCGGGCCCAATAATAACAGCTGTTTCTCCTAAAACAGGTTTAACATTTGCTAATGATCTAACAGTTAAGCCCATAGGCTCCAAGCATGAAGCATTTCTAAAAGAAATATTATCGGGTAATTTATGAACTAATTCTTGCGGAACAAGAATATATTCTGCAAAGGTACCATCACAGGTAAGTCCTAAATGTTCCCAATACTGGCACATATTTTTATTCCCTAACTTACAATCAAGGCAATGTCCACAACCTTGTAAAGCCTCAAAAGCTACTCTTTCGTCGACTTTAAAGTCTTTTACTTCCTTACCGATATCTGCAATGACTCCCACTCCTTCATGGCCTGGAATGATGGGGATAGGAACAGGTTTCTTCCCCTTATATCTGTTCTCCAGAAGTGAGATATCAGTACCACAAATAGCCGTTGCTTTCATTTGCACTAAGATATCACATGCTCCGACCTTAGGAACATCTACCTCTCTTACTTCATAAGCACTAGGTTCTTCGCTGTATTTAACTAAAGCTTTCATATTATTATGCCTCCAAAAAATAATTTTAAACTAATTGAATACATTTATGATTATCTTATATAACCCAATAGATTAGGTAACCATAAGGTCAGAAAAGGCACATAGGTTACTATTAAAAGTGTCATTATCTCAACAATTAAAAATGGTATAATTGCTACAGATATCCTTTCTAATGATATCTTTGCAATACCACAAGATACATATAAACATAAACCAACCGGTGGAGTAATTAGGCCTATCATTAAGTTTAAAACCACAATGATTCCAAACATAACCGGATGGATTCCGTATGATACTGCAATCGGTAAAAAGATTGGGACTGTAATAATCATTGCTGCGGTTCCTTCCATAAATGTTCCTAAAAATAAAAGTAAAATATTCAATATCAATAGAAACATAAATGGGGTGGAAATATAATCATTAAAAATACTAGCCATTAATTGTGGAATTTGTTCAACAGACAGCAACCAGTTAAATATATTTGCACATGCTATAACCAAAAAAACTACACCAGTAGTTTTGGCAGTATCTATAAATGCATTACATAAATCTTTTATTTTTAGAGTACGATATACCAAGAAGCCGATAATTAATGCATAAACAACCGCCACAGCAGAAGCCTCAGTGGCGGTAAATATTCCCGAAAGAATCCCGCCTAAAATGATTAAAGGCATCAATAATGGAACAATGGCATGGATGCAACACATGATAAATTCTTGCCATCCTATTTTCTCTTCTCTTTTAGGGTAATTCCTCTTTACCGAAATGAAGTAAGATAAAGCTAATAATGACAAACCCACCAAAATACCCGGCAACATACCTGCTATAAATAACGCTGCCACAGATTGACCGGATAATAAAGCAAAAATGACCATCGGTATACTGGGAGGGATAACAGGTCCGACTACAGAAGATGCAGCAGTAATAGCGGCACTAAAATCAATATCAAATCCTCTTTCTTTCATGGCAGGAATCATCATTGAACCAATGGCTGATGCATCAGCTACTGCCGAACCGCTTATACCAGCAAGAAACATATTTGTAACTACATTAATATGGGACAAACCACCCTTGATATGGCCAACAAAAAGATCTGAAAATTTTACTAGTCTGGTAGTTATCCCGGATTTATTCATTAATTCTCCGGCCAATACAAAGAAAGGAATAGCCATAAAAGGAAATACATCGATACCTGTAAACATCCTCTGGGCAATGACCATGAACGGGACATGATTGGTATATAATATAGCTATACTGGAAATACCAAGACAAAATGCAATCGGAATCCCTATCAATAAACATACTATAAAAACTACAATACCAAATACCATTTATTTTCTCCTAAAATATTATTCAAATTGAATTATTTATTCCTGTTTCTTAAATGCTATTTTTTTATTACTGCGCAAATATTTTTAAAAATTATATAAACAACTTCAATTGCCATTAAAAGAGCGCCGAATGTTACAGACAGATATGGATATATCATAGGTATTTGTACCGAAGGAGACGTCTGGATTTTCACAATTCTAAACACACTTAATGATTGGGTAAAGAGTGTTATTAAAAAAAATAAAACGAGTAAGTAAGAAACGATCTTAATAATATGTTGATAAATTAATGGAAAATAATTCACAAGAAAACTAACGTTGACATGACTTTCATCTCTGAAAGCCATAGCCATCCCGATATAGGCAAACCATACCATCAAATATCTTGCTAATTCTTCGGTCCATGATAGTGAATTATTTAAAATATAACGATAAAAAACACCTATTGCAACATTACTGACCATAATAGCTAATAAAATAATAACTAAATTTTCTTCAATAATCTTTACAACACTGTAGATTTTATTAACAATTTTTAAAAACATAATTATATTTCCTTTTTTATTAATACAGATGCCCTATTTTTATTCTCAAAAGGAAATTTATTCATCATAATAGGGCATCTGTTTACTCGGGTTAGAATTTAGCTACAAATCCAGTTGTTATAAGCTGCTTATTGAATTTGAGATTTCAGGTCTTCCACGGTTTTATCTACAGTTTTCATTGCTTCATTGATTAACTCAATATCAATTTTAGTCTTTAACCAATCAATAACCGGGCCTTGCGCTGCTTTTTTAAATAGAGCCATTTCTTCTTCAGTGGGTGCATAGATTTCCATACCAGCTTCCTTAAGTGTCTGTAATCCTACAACAGAAGAATTCAATTGTTGAAGACCACGGCCAACTCCCGAAGAAATTTTGGCACAATCGACGATAATATATTTCAAATCATCGGGCAAACTTTCAAAGAATTTGTTATTCATGACAAACCAGTCCACACCATATACATGCCCGTCTAGAGTTAAATATTTCTGCACTTCCTGGAATTTTGCAAAATTGATAGTAGAAATTGGATTTTCTTCCCCATCAACAACCCCACTCTGTAAAGCAGTATAACATTCAGTCCAGGCTATAGGAGTAGGATTAGCACCTAAGCCATTTACCATATTTACAAAAAGAGGATTTTCCTGTACCCTAATCTTTAATCCTTTCATGTCTGCGGGTGTATGTATTGGTCTTACATCATTGGTAAAATGTCTGAATCCTACTTCAGCAAAAGCTAAATTGCGAAGCCCGGTTTTCTCTAATAACAGAGCAGATAGCTTTTCTCCGAATGGTCCATCTAAAACTCTCCAAGCAATGGTAGCTGAAGGAAAGAGATAGGGAATATCTGTTACCATTGCTTCGGGTAAAAATCCACCCATTACACCTGATGCAATCCCTGCCTGCACTGTTCCTGCCATAATAGCTTCTACATACTCGCGCTCAGCACCAAGAGCTCCGGCACCATAGACCTGTACTTCAATTCTTCCGCCAGCTCTGGCATTGACTAAATTTGCAAATGTCAAACATTGAGCATGCTTCCTTGAAGTAAAGATATCGGTAGCATCGGCATGGGCAAGCTTTAATATTATAGGTTGATCAGCTGCGTAAGAAGTCGAGAATACTAAGCAACTAAATACTATTAATATCGCCATTGATAATAAGATTGATTTTTTACTAAACATTATTATACCTCCATTTAGGATTTTTTTATTTTATTACCATCAGTTCACAAATACTATTTTATTACATGGATCACCTCCTTAAATAATCTTTCATTTCTCAAAGAACTCGAAAATCATCGACCAATTAAGAAATAATCTATTTTAGGATTATGACGGCCAGGCAATCGTATAGATATGTTTTCCACCGTCTGAAGGTCCTTTTAACAATTTATCTATTTCTTCTTTATCTCGTTGAGTCATGTATTTAGCTTCCGGTAAAACTCCCGGGGGAAATTTCTCTAAGATATCATCATGCAATTTAACGACATAATCTAAGTATGTTTCTATGGCTCTATACGCTTTTTCTGCTTTAGCAAGAGAAGGTTTGCCTAAAACTCCTTCGGGGTAGATAATGCACTCAATACCGCCACCACCAATGTGACTTTGGCCAGGAATTGGATAATTGTAAATATCGCCTCCTTTATCTATATGCCCTTCCGGTAAGAATCCCCAGGTTTTTGTATCTACCGCATTTTCCATTTGTACAAATTCCGGAAAAAGGGCCAAACAGATGGAATTTTCTGCTTCATCGCCATGGCGAAATACCGTTTCAAATTCACCGCCATGGGCTTTATCCTTCAATCCTTCTCC encodes:
- a CDS encoding TRAP transporter small permease, whose protein sequence is MFLKIVNKIYSVVKIIEENLVIILLAIMVSNVAIGVFYRYILNNSLSWTEELARYLMVWFAYIGMAMAFRDESHVNVSFLVNYFPLIYQHIIKIVSYLLVLFFLITLFTQSLSVFRIVKIQTSPSVQIPMIYPYLSVTFGALLMAIEVVYIIFKNICAVIKK
- a CDS encoding TRAP transporter large permease, which encodes MVFGIVVFIVCLLIGIPIAFCLGISSIAILYTNHVPFMVIAQRMFTGIDVFPFMAIPFFVLAGELMNKSGITTRLVKFSDLFVGHIKGGLSHINVVTNMFLAGISGSAVADASAIGSMMIPAMKERGFDIDFSAAITAASSVVGPVIPPSIPMVIFALLSGQSVAALFIAGMLPGILVGLSLLALSYFISVKRNYPKREEKIGWQEFIMCCIHAIVPLLMPLIILGGILSGIFTATEASAVAVVYALIIGFLVYRTLKIKDLCNAFIDTAKTTGVVFLVIACANIFNWLLSVEQIPQLMASIFNDYISTPFMFLLILNILLLFLGTFMEGTAAMIITVPIFLPIAVSYGIHPVMFGIIVVLNLMIGLITPPVGLCLYVSCGIAKISLERISVAIIPFLIVEIMTLLIVTYVPFLTLWLPNLLGYIR
- a CDS encoding DctP family TRAP transporter solute-binding subunit translates to MAILIVFSCLVFSTSYAADQPIILKLAHADATDIFTSRKHAQCLTFANLVNARAGGRIEVQVYGAGALGAEREYVEAIMAGTVQAGIASGVMGGFLPEAMVTDIPYLFPSATIAWRVLDGPFGEKLSALLLEKTGLRNLAFAEVGFRHFTNDVRPIHTPADMKGLKIRVQENPLFVNMVNGLGANPTPIAWTECYTALQSGVVDGEENPISTINFAKFQEVQKYLTLDGHVYGVDWFVMNNKFFESLPDDLKYIIVDCAKISSGVGRGLQQLNSSVVGLQTLKEAGMEIYAPTEEEMALFKKAAQGPVIDWLKTKIDIELINEAMKTVDKTVEDLKSQIQ
- a CDS encoding DctP family TRAP transporter solute-binding subunit, whose protein sequence is MKKINSLIRYFALLFIIFLLLQLGASAVNAESEYVLKIAHSSAIDVYKAHQHAIAMTFKQLVESRSGDRIEVRVFGAGAVGGEREYVEAIMTGTMEAGLASGVVGSFFPSAMITDIPYLFPDVQVAYRVLDGPFGDKLSQLLLEQTGLKNMGFSEIGYRNFTNSVRPIHTPEDMKGLKIRVQESPLFLTMVEALGANPTPIAWTETYTALQSGIVDGQENPVGTIIFANFAEVQDYLTLDGHVYGVNWFLINNDFFERLPSDLQKIVQDAALIANLVGRGVSQLNAAMGINTLKEAGMEVYALSPDEKDLFKKATQGPVIEWLKTKINIDLINEALEAVDKVVEEN
- a CDS encoding creatininase family protein, whose protein sequence is MSKWNLPPQGGHMEKPDKIYYQTMTKKDVEERLKKNDILLIPLGSTENHGDAQPYGEDTFIVTRMAEMIAQKTGCTVAEPVWYASHPFSHLGQKGTVPIPDEVNSAYIRSIISGYWNTGFRKQVIMSSHGQEYIIPSAIQEWGKKYQVPAVIIFLDVPKIMGEGLKDKAHGGEFETVFRHGDEAENSICLALFPEFVQMENAVDTKTWGFLPEGHIDKGGDIYNYPIPGQSHIGGGGIECIIYPEGVLGKPSLAKAEKAYRAIETYLDYVVKLHDDILEKFPPGVLPEAKYMTQRDKEEIDKLLKGPSDGGKHIYTIAWPS